The following coding sequences are from one Granulicella sp. L56 window:
- a CDS encoding carboxymuconolactone decarboxylase family protein — protein MEQRFNYFKAAPDAYRAMSGLESYLHGCGLEEGLLHLVKLRASQINGCAFCLDMHWKDLRALEEEEQRLYSLDAWRECPWYTDRERAALAWTEALTLITQGHVPDAVYEEARKQFNEKELTDLSIAITTINAWNRLSIAARTTPGTYKVGAYKSHTQ, from the coding sequence ATGGAACAGCGCTTTAACTATTTCAAGGCAGCACCGGATGCTTACCGGGCGATGAGCGGGCTGGAGTCTTATCTGCATGGGTGCGGGCTGGAGGAAGGGCTGTTGCATCTGGTAAAGCTGCGTGCCTCGCAGATCAATGGCTGCGCCTTCTGTCTGGACATGCACTGGAAGGACCTGCGGGCGCTGGAAGAAGAGGAACAGCGGTTGTACTCGCTCGATGCCTGGCGGGAGTGCCCGTGGTACACCGATCGCGAGCGTGCGGCTCTGGCCTGGACCGAGGCGCTGACGCTGATAACGCAGGGCCATGTGCCGGATGCTGTGTACGAAGAGGCGCGGAAGCAGTTCAATGAGAAAGAACTGACCGACCTGAGCATCGCCATCACCACCATCAATGCGTGGAACCGGCTGAGTATTGCAGCGCGCACGACTCCGGGGACGTATAAGGTCGGAGCCTACAAATCCCACACGCAGTAG
- a CDS encoding sugar phosphate isomerase/epimerase: MLRRDFLSLAATAALAGASGMAEATTPAAARGTPVRMGRTMDLGLVISPFHGPEETIKRVHDLGLTTCFLSLDAYIGKFTPELATEMRGLLDRYGVKATAVEVVGPGKLVWDFMQGPSTIGLVPRATRAVRMDALRQASDFAKLVGVGQVQTHCGFIPEDPADPLYAEAVVAIREVAKHCAGNGQDFLMETGQETPTTMSRMLRDVAQPNLGVGLDTANLILYGKANPVDAVDILGPHVKSIHAKDGRWPTDPNKLGEEVLIGTGLVDFHKVFAKLHHLGYNGAVTIERETSGPQQIADVREEKAYLEKVLADVVG; encoded by the coding sequence ATGCTGCGAAGAGATTTTCTGAGTTTGGCGGCGACGGCTGCGCTGGCAGGTGCATCGGGGATGGCTGAGGCAACGACGCCTGCGGCGGCGAGGGGTACTCCGGTACGCATGGGCAGGACGATGGACCTGGGGCTGGTGATCTCGCCGTTTCATGGGCCGGAGGAGACGATCAAGCGGGTGCATGATCTGGGCCTGACAACCTGCTTTCTCTCACTCGACGCTTATATCGGCAAATTTACGCCGGAGCTGGCGACCGAGATGCGTGGATTGCTCGACCGCTATGGCGTAAAGGCGACTGCTGTGGAAGTGGTGGGGCCGGGCAAGCTGGTGTGGGATTTCATGCAGGGGCCATCGACGATTGGGCTGGTTCCACGGGCCACGCGAGCGGTGCGGATGGATGCTCTGCGCCAGGCTTCTGACTTCGCGAAGCTGGTGGGTGTGGGCCAGGTGCAGACGCACTGCGGATTCATCCCCGAAGATCCTGCCGATCCGCTTTACGCGGAGGCGGTGGTTGCGATTCGCGAGGTGGCGAAACACTGCGCGGGCAATGGTCAGGACTTCCTGATGGAGACCGGGCAGGAGACGCCGACGACGATGTCGCGGATGCTGCGCGATGTGGCGCAGCCGAATCTCGGAGTCGGGCTCGATACGGCTAACCTGATTCTGTATGGCAAGGCGAACCCGGTGGATGCGGTGGACATTCTGGGGCCGCATGTGAAGAGTATTCATGCCAAGGATGGCCGCTGGCCCACCGACCCCAACAAGCTGGGCGAAGAGGTGCTGATCGGCACCGGGCTGGTCGATTTTCATAAGGTGTTCGCCAAGCTGCACCATCTGGGGTACAACGGCGCGGTGACGATTGAGCGGGAGACCTCGGGGCCACAGCAGATTGCCGATGTGCGCGAGGAGAAGGCGTATCTGGAGAAAGTTCTGGCCGATGTGGTCGGCTGA
- a CDS encoding acyltransferase, protein MKTGTSKLSTEILKTKRHFEVLDGLRGIAALSVVTFHFMEMAIADYSKNFIGHGFLAVDFFFCLSGFVIGYAYDDRIGKMGVVEFLKSRLIRLHPLVILGSVLGLFAFLFDPFTGIQHAYSIGRVALIFLASIFLIPYPAMTERTFNLFSFNAPAWSLFWEYVANIFYAFILYRLSRRSLLLFLTLAAAVLCAVGYHSGSLGGGWSGPTFWDGGARVAYSFLAGLLIYRFNWIIKTRLGFASLSLLLLAAFMMPYFKWNVLAEALVILFYFPLLVSLGAGAALTKRSETLCVFSGKISYPLYMTHYAVIWMFMNYYNTHKPGTQQLALIVTTGVILLTGVAYVAMVAYDIPIRRYLTSRRRVVASTSRPGHSSVQ, encoded by the coding sequence GTGAAGACAGGAACCAGCAAGCTAAGCACTGAAATTCTCAAGACCAAGCGGCACTTTGAAGTTCTTGATGGACTAAGGGGAATTGCGGCTTTGTCGGTGGTCACCTTCCACTTTATGGAGATGGCCATCGCTGACTACAGTAAGAATTTCATCGGACATGGTTTTCTGGCTGTCGATTTCTTCTTCTGCTTATCCGGGTTCGTTATCGGATACGCCTACGATGACCGGATTGGCAAGATGGGCGTCGTGGAATTCCTTAAATCAAGGCTGATACGACTGCACCCTTTGGTTATCCTGGGTTCGGTCCTGGGCTTGTTCGCGTTTCTCTTCGATCCATTTACCGGTATCCAGCATGCCTACAGCATAGGCAGAGTTGCGCTCATCTTCCTTGCCTCGATCTTTCTTATCCCTTATCCCGCGATGACAGAGCGTACTTTTAATCTGTTCAGCTTCAACGCTCCTGCGTGGTCGCTGTTTTGGGAATATGTTGCCAATATCTTCTACGCCTTCATCCTTTACAGACTCAGCCGTCGCTCGTTACTACTGTTTCTTACGCTCGCAGCTGCTGTTCTTTGCGCGGTCGGTTATCATTCCGGATCGCTGGGCGGCGGATGGAGCGGCCCAACCTTCTGGGATGGCGGCGCTCGTGTCGCTTATTCGTTCTTAGCAGGTCTGCTTATTTATCGTTTCAACTGGATTATCAAGACGAGGCTCGGCTTTGCGAGCCTATCCCTGCTGCTGCTGGCCGCATTCATGATGCCGTACTTCAAATGGAATGTGCTGGCAGAGGCACTGGTTATTTTGTTCTATTTCCCTCTGCTGGTCAGTCTGGGAGCTGGAGCCGCGCTGACGAAGAGGTCTGAAACCCTCTGCGTATTTTCCGGGAAGATCTCCTATCCGCTGTACATGACGCACTACGCCGTGATCTGGATGTTTATGAATTACTACAACACTCATAAACCTGGAACGCAGCAACTGGCTCTCATCGTGACGACCGGCGTGATCCTTCTAACGGGCGTCGCGTATGTGGCAATGGTCGCTTATGACATCCCCATCCGGAGGTATTTGACTTCCAGGAGGAGAGTTGTTGCATCGACTTCGCGGCCGGGCCACTCCTCCGTTCAGTGA
- a CDS encoding MarC family protein, which translates to MILDAHSMSLAVLERSAYVRFSVLALSSIFFLVDPFAALPTFLAVTAGADKQRRRRMAWKASLTALVFLSAFAIAGQYIFRMFGITLPAFEIAGGIILLLIGLDMLEAKRSPTQESSEDTTEAAAKDDAGIVPLGIPMLAGPGAITSVMVLVGQAQTRWQMAAILISIFITAAICYLVLGNSDKVARALGDTGIRILVRIMGLLLVALAVQYFVNGMVDLGVIAKP; encoded by the coding sequence GTGATTCTTGACGCCCATTCGATGAGCCTGGCGGTGCTGGAGCGGTCGGCGTACGTGCGATTCTCCGTGTTGGCGCTAAGCTCCATCTTCTTTCTGGTAGACCCGTTTGCCGCGCTGCCTACGTTTCTGGCGGTCACGGCAGGGGCGGATAAACAGCGGCGGCGGCGGATGGCGTGGAAGGCTTCGCTGACGGCACTCGTATTTCTGTCGGCATTTGCGATTGCCGGGCAGTACATCTTTCGCATGTTCGGGATTACGCTGCCGGCGTTTGAGATCGCGGGCGGCATCATCCTCCTGCTGATCGGGCTGGACATGCTGGAGGCGAAGCGGTCGCCGACTCAGGAGTCCAGCGAAGATACGACGGAGGCAGCAGCAAAGGACGATGCCGGAATCGTTCCGCTGGGCATCCCGATGCTGGCCGGGCCAGGAGCCATTACCAGCGTGATGGTGCTGGTAGGCCAGGCGCAGACGCGGTGGCAGATGGCAGCCATCCTGATCTCGATCTTTATTACAGCGGCGATCTGCTATCTGGTGCTGGGGAACTCGGACAAGGTTGCTCGGGCGCTGGGAGATACCGGGATCAGGATCCTGGTGCGCATCATGGGACTGCTGCTGGTGGCGCTGGCGGTGCAGTACTTCGTGAACGGCATGGTCGATCTGGGTGTGATCGCGAAGCCTTAG
- a CDS encoding Gfo/Idh/MocA family protein, translating to MKAMNRREFVKAGAAASGLLLLKSKTVFGYEANSAVRMGLLGCGNRGTSVASSFAKNTTARVVALADIFPDKLALGKQHFDQLNAGLGHAAVQDRLTFHGHDAFLELAHSKDIDMVQISTPPWFHVEHLEGVVNAGKHAYCEKPVGVDVAQSKKALEIAARVQGKLSVDVGFQVRKAPPIAAVIEKVQAGALGKIASISASYYAPASTEKTAPAGASHDEWRLRNWLWDRVLSGDILVEQNIHIIDLCNWVLGAHPLKATATGGRNILTHAGDCWDNYQVDYTYPNDVHVSFVSTQFGDYGFFEAGLRVFGAQGSADIPYAGAIRILGKDAWSWQDAQGAPTEPGKFSASGEFKDNLEFADREKDRSFIESITSGRFHNQIAAGVETAQTCMLGRMAGYTRREVTWDELQTHGEKFALGMDVSRFS from the coding sequence ATGAAGGCGATGAACAGGCGGGAGTTTGTGAAGGCGGGGGCTGCGGCATCAGGACTGTTACTGCTGAAGTCAAAGACAGTGTTTGGGTACGAGGCGAATTCGGCAGTGCGCATGGGGCTGCTGGGCTGCGGCAACCGGGGAACGTCGGTGGCAAGCTCGTTTGCAAAGAACACGACGGCGCGTGTGGTGGCACTGGCAGACATCTTTCCCGACAAACTCGCGTTAGGCAAGCAGCACTTCGATCAGTTGAACGCAGGACTCGGCCACGCGGCGGTCCAGGACAGGCTGACGTTCCATGGTCACGACGCATTTCTGGAGCTTGCTCACTCCAAAGACATCGATATGGTGCAGATCTCGACGCCGCCGTGGTTTCATGTCGAACATCTGGAAGGTGTGGTCAACGCAGGTAAACATGCCTACTGCGAGAAGCCGGTAGGCGTCGATGTAGCGCAATCGAAGAAGGCGCTGGAGATTGCAGCGAGAGTGCAAGGCAAGCTCAGCGTGGATGTGGGCTTCCAGGTGCGGAAAGCGCCGCCGATTGCCGCGGTGATCGAAAAAGTGCAGGCCGGTGCGCTGGGAAAGATCGCGTCCATCTCGGCGAGCTACTATGCGCCTGCCTCGACCGAGAAGACGGCACCTGCAGGCGCTTCGCACGACGAGTGGCGGCTGCGGAACTGGCTTTGGGACAGGGTGCTTTCAGGCGACATTCTGGTCGAACAAAACATTCACATCATCGACCTGTGCAACTGGGTGCTGGGCGCGCATCCGCTGAAGGCAACGGCTACTGGAGGCAGAAATATCCTGACGCACGCCGGTGACTGCTGGGACAACTATCAGGTGGACTACACCTACCCGAACGACGTGCACGTAAGCTTCGTCTCGACGCAGTTCGGCGACTACGGCTTCTTTGAGGCAGGCTTGCGTGTCTTTGGGGCGCAGGGGTCAGCCGACATTCCGTATGCAGGCGCGATCAGAATCCTCGGTAAGGATGCATGGTCATGGCAGGATGCGCAGGGCGCCCCAACAGAGCCGGGCAAGTTTTCCGCGAGCGGCGAGTTCAAGGACAACCTGGAGTTCGCCGATCGCGAAAAGGACCGGAGCTTCATCGAGAGCATAACGTCGGGCCGCTTCCACAACCAGATTGCAGCGGGCGTGGAGACCGCGCAGACCTGCATGTTAGGCCGCATGGCCGGATACACCCGGCGCGAGGTGACGTGGGACGAGTTGCAGACGCACGGAGAGAAGTTTGCGCTGGGGATGGACGTCAGCCGCTTCAGCTAG
- a CDS encoding sigma-54 dependent transcriptional regulator has product MATSLSHPVSVSKSTAKSRAQILILEPDLAVLDYLRSTLGGKYVLSLFSEEQTLLDRLEQRDEPDLLLLALHSNRDSLPLLTQIRCSKPHLPVIVLSGSSELRDIETVIRLGVKAIVMKPFVGCDVEATIEEQLASADKKTSSADTPREIPLNETHSFVRSSKRMRDLESQAALVARADIPLLILGESGTGKEILALYTHMMSARSQHIFLKVNCAAVPAELLESELFGYEQGAFTGAIKTKPGKFEVCTGGTIFLDEIGEMPAILQAKLLQVLQDGTFSRLGSRAPMKVDVRVIAATNINMKEAMAQKTFREDLYYRLNGFTLNIPPLRERREEIPVLSEYFMRKGAKRYGRDELPFSPRLMNALTEHPWPGNLRELENVVNRYLVLGDERAILDELSPSGGSQSSSGTAGEASNGAGLKALVRGLKGDAEATAIARVLEGTGWNRKAAASDLQISYKALLYKIKQYDLSPRSQA; this is encoded by the coding sequence ATGGCAACTTCGCTGTCTCATCCGGTCTCTGTTTCGAAGTCCACTGCGAAGTCGCGGGCCCAGATTCTTATTCTGGAACCGGACCTGGCGGTTCTTGATTATCTCCGGTCGACCCTTGGGGGCAAATACGTCCTTAGTCTGTTCTCGGAAGAACAAACGTTGCTTGACAGGCTCGAACAGCGCGACGAGCCCGATCTTCTTTTGCTGGCCCTGCACAGCAACCGCGACTCGCTCCCGTTGCTGACCCAGATTCGTTGTTCCAAGCCGCATCTTCCAGTCATTGTGCTCTCAGGCTCGTCCGAGCTGCGTGACATCGAGACGGTCATCAGGCTGGGCGTCAAGGCCATCGTGATGAAGCCATTTGTCGGCTGCGACGTGGAAGCGACCATTGAAGAGCAGCTCGCATCCGCGGACAAGAAGACATCATCGGCGGATACGCCTCGCGAGATACCTCTGAACGAGACCCATTCCTTCGTGCGGTCTAGCAAGCGGATGCGCGATCTGGAGTCGCAGGCCGCGCTGGTGGCCCGCGCCGATATCCCTCTGCTCATCCTTGGGGAGAGCGGCACCGGAAAAGAGATTCTTGCGCTCTACACGCACATGATGTCGGCCCGCAGCCAGCATATCTTCCTGAAGGTCAATTGCGCTGCCGTTCCAGCCGAGCTGCTCGAAAGCGAATTATTCGGTTACGAGCAGGGCGCATTTACCGGCGCGATCAAGACCAAGCCCGGAAAGTTTGAAGTCTGCACCGGCGGAACGATCTTTCTCGACGAGATCGGCGAGATGCCCGCGATTCTACAGGCTAAGTTGTTGCAGGTATTGCAGGATGGAACTTTTTCGCGCCTCGGCAGCCGCGCTCCGATGAAGGTGGATGTGCGCGTGATCGCGGCAACGAATATCAACATGAAAGAGGCGATGGCGCAGAAGACCTTTCGCGAGGATTTGTACTATCGCCTCAACGGCTTCACGCTCAACATCCCCCCGCTGCGCGAGCGCAGGGAGGAGATTCCCGTGCTTTCCGAGTACTTTATGCGCAAGGGAGCAAAGCGGTATGGGCGCGATGAGCTTCCCTTCTCGCCAAGACTGATGAATGCGCTGACTGAGCATCCCTGGCCCGGCAATCTGCGCGAACTGGAAAACGTTGTCAATCGCTACCTGGTTCTGGGGGATGAGCGCGCGATTCTGGACGAGCTTTCCCCGTCAGGTGGTAGCCAGAGCTCTTCCGGTACCGCCGGAGAAGCCTCAAACGGAGCCGGGCTTAAGGCCCTGGTTCGAGGGTTGAAGGGCGACGCGGAGGCGACGGCAATTGCTCGCGTGCTTGAGGGAACTGGATGGAACCGGAAGGCCGCAGCCAGCGACCTTCAGATCAGCTACAAGGCTTTGCTCTACAAGATTAAGCAGTACGATCTCTCTCCGCGGAGTCAGGCTTAG
- a CDS encoding sigma-54-dependent Fis family transcriptional regulator produces the protein MIHHAESVAALNLPPLDIIFGRTAAMQAVRNKLERVAETDVPVLIQGESGTGKEVCVRLLHALSKRASGSLVKVSCPAIPHSLLETELFGYEKGAFTGAMSTKQGRVEQAHMGTLFLDEVGSLDLAVQAKLLQVLQDGTFTRVGGHDPRSITTRLVSAANCDLRNQVEDGTFRLDFLFRINAVTINLPPLRQRIADLPVLIDYFIEHYAKVFHHAPELLSKSAVRLMQNYHWPGNIRQLENLIRSYVLIGSEDALVAELMPETPRSGITTEIDLSEPVSLKNITKKATQDLERQIILKVLQENSWNRQKTAKWLQISYRSLLYKLSEAGMPEVPPRPLRIPGLVKKTSERTLKPALSSRSRIY, from the coding sequence TTGATTCACCACGCTGAATCCGTTGCTGCGCTCAACCTGCCGCCACTCGACATCATTTTCGGGAGAACTGCAGCAATGCAGGCAGTCCGAAACAAACTGGAACGAGTCGCAGAGACTGATGTCCCTGTTCTCATCCAGGGGGAGAGTGGCACAGGGAAAGAGGTTTGCGTTCGCCTGCTCCATGCTCTCTCCAAGCGTGCCAGCGGCTCTCTGGTTAAGGTAAGTTGCCCCGCAATTCCCCATTCTTTGCTTGAAACCGAGCTGTTCGGATACGAAAAAGGCGCCTTTACCGGGGCCATGTCGACGAAACAGGGCCGGGTGGAACAAGCACACATGGGGACGTTGTTTCTCGACGAGGTTGGAAGCCTTGATCTCGCAGTCCAGGCCAAGCTGTTGCAGGTTCTGCAGGATGGCACCTTTACGCGGGTTGGAGGACATGACCCGCGCTCGATTACGACCCGGCTCGTCTCGGCTGCCAACTGCGACCTTCGCAATCAGGTGGAAGATGGGACGTTCCGTCTCGATTTCCTCTTTAGAATCAATGCAGTAACGATTAATCTTCCACCTTTGCGGCAGCGCATTGCAGACCTACCCGTCCTAATCGACTACTTCATCGAGCACTATGCAAAAGTTTTCCACCATGCACCGGAATTACTCTCCAAGAGCGCTGTGCGGTTGATGCAGAACTATCACTGGCCGGGAAATATCCGCCAGCTCGAGAATCTTATTCGGAGCTATGTCCTTATAGGGAGCGAGGATGCGCTGGTTGCGGAGCTGATGCCGGAGACGCCGCGCAGCGGAATCACCACGGAGATTGATCTGAGCGAGCCGGTATCGCTGAAGAACATTACGAAGAAGGCGACTCAGGATCTGGAACGGCAGATCATTTTGAAGGTCTTGCAGGAGAATAGCTGGAACCGCCAAAAAACCGCTAAGTGGCTTCAAATCAGCTATCGGTCGCTGTTGTACAAACTGAGCGAGGCGGGGATGCCGGAAGTTCCACCGCGGCCGCTGCGGATTCCCGGTCTGGTGAAGAAGACCTCCGAGAGAACGCTGAAGCCTGCGCTTTCGTCGCGGAGCAGGATTTATTAG
- a CDS encoding branched-chain amino acid transaminase, which translates to MALQTTNNIWHNGNLIPWDKAQIHVMSHVVHYGSSVFEGIRCYTQPNGAGVFRLQEHMSRLLDSAKIYRMPLPYTVDQLCSAVVDVVEANGIAPCYIRPIAFRGYGEIGVNPLTSPVEVYIANFPWGKYVPGNAGADVCISSWNRLAPNTMPSLAKAGANYMNSQLIRMEAEVNGYSEGIGLDVNGYLSEGSGENLFLVKGGILYTTPLANSVLSGITRASVITLARQLGIEVVEQALPREMLYIADEAFFTGTAAEVTHLRSVDRILVGDGTMGPITSALHEEFFAIVNGLKPDRHNWLTPVNVKVAEPVGA; encoded by the coding sequence ATGGCCCTTCAGACTACGAACAATATCTGGCACAACGGAAACCTCATTCCCTGGGACAAAGCCCAGATCCACGTCATGTCCCATGTCGTCCACTACGGGTCTTCGGTGTTTGAAGGCATCCGCTGTTATACGCAGCCCAACGGAGCTGGCGTCTTCCGCCTGCAGGAGCACATGTCGCGCCTGCTCGACTCCGCCAAGATCTACCGTATGCCCCTGCCCTACACGGTCGATCAGCTCTGCTCCGCCGTCGTCGATGTCGTCGAAGCCAATGGCATCGCCCCCTGCTACATCCGGCCTATTGCATTTAGAGGCTATGGCGAAATTGGCGTCAATCCCCTCACTTCTCCTGTCGAGGTCTACATCGCTAACTTTCCCTGGGGCAAATACGTCCCCGGCAATGCCGGCGCGGACGTATGCATCTCCAGTTGGAACCGGCTCGCGCCCAACACCATGCCCTCGCTCGCCAAAGCCGGCGCCAATTACATGAACTCGCAGCTCATCCGCATGGAGGCTGAGGTCAACGGCTACTCCGAGGGCATCGGGCTCGACGTCAACGGCTATCTCTCCGAAGGCTCGGGCGAAAACCTCTTTCTCGTCAAGGGCGGCATCCTCTATACGACGCCCCTCGCCAACTCGGTACTCAGCGGCATCACCCGCGCCTCGGTCATCACGCTGGCCAGGCAACTCGGCATCGAAGTCGTCGAGCAGGCGCTGCCCCGTGAGATGCTCTACATCGCCGACGAGGCCTTCTTCACCGGCACCGCCGCCGAGGTTACACATCTGCGCTCGGTCGACCGCATCCTGGTAGGCGACGGCACCATGGGGCCTATCACCAGCGCCCTGCACGAAGAGTTCTTTGCCATCGTCAACGGCCTCAAGCCCGACCGCCACAACTGGCTCACGCCGGTCAACGTCAAGGTAGCCGAGCCTGTCGGCGCGTAA
- a CDS encoding DUF5700 domain-containing putative Zn-dependent protease: MVWTTVASAATGYAKTHVDATQAQAMLGLLRECSTGPVSAQDIDRVITLPGTQLIIGQQNISRRITTAQYRDVLIAACKGKIAHIEPSEAGARAEKGVQGLTEDVAPSLIWGRQHAAELQKRLAIAEANQKFDGVVPLALKNLPEPVQLAPKLYFVMGGRAGAAASEQGIYIDLLDDLWRSKGHSEPMTQQEMLEFFAHETHHVGYGRILDKKQDQLHLQGGQIQAWTFLVDVLMEGSATLLINAHGSWAELEDQRHIQPDLERLPKLLPESQEILQRSMDGKLSEQEYQTAVSDFFGEGYHATGAKLLYVIEEERGKAGVLAVMDDPRSLLAVYNQCAHVKQEPFRFNPELAKRLKTMGEDR, encoded by the coding sequence TTGGTTTGGACCACTGTTGCCAGTGCTGCCACTGGCTACGCGAAGACCCATGTGGATGCAACGCAGGCGCAGGCAATGCTGGGACTTCTGCGGGAATGCAGTACAGGGCCTGTATCGGCGCAAGATATTGACCGAGTAATCACGCTGCCGGGAACTCAGCTCATTATTGGCCAGCAGAATATCTCGCGGAGGATTACGACGGCGCAGTACAGAGATGTTCTTATCGCAGCATGCAAGGGCAAAATTGCACATATAGAGCCGTCTGAAGCTGGTGCAAGAGCAGAAAAAGGTGTGCAGGGGCTGACCGAAGATGTAGCCCCTTCGTTGATCTGGGGAAGACAGCACGCTGCCGAGTTGCAGAAGAGATTAGCGATCGCAGAAGCAAACCAGAAGTTCGACGGGGTTGTTCCGCTTGCGCTGAAGAATTTGCCCGAGCCGGTGCAGTTGGCGCCGAAGCTGTACTTCGTGATGGGCGGGCGTGCGGGAGCGGCGGCATCTGAGCAAGGGATTTATATTGATCTGCTCGATGATCTCTGGCGGTCGAAGGGGCACTCCGAACCGATGACACAGCAGGAGATGCTGGAGTTCTTTGCTCACGAGACCCATCACGTCGGCTACGGTCGGATTCTCGATAAAAAGCAGGATCAGCTCCATCTGCAAGGCGGACAGATTCAGGCGTGGACTTTTCTGGTGGATGTGTTGATGGAGGGAAGCGCGACGCTTCTGATTAACGCGCATGGAAGCTGGGCAGAGCTGGAAGACCAGCGACACATTCAGCCCGATCTGGAGCGGTTGCCGAAGCTGCTGCCGGAATCGCAGGAGATCTTGCAGCGGTCGATGGATGGAAAGCTGTCGGAGCAGGAGTATCAGACGGCCGTGTCGGATTTCTTTGGCGAGGGATATCACGCAACCGGAGCAAAGCTTTTGTATGTAATCGAGGAGGAGCGCGGCAAAGCAGGTGTTCTTGCTGTGATGGACGATCCCCGGAGCCTGCTCGCCGTATACAACCAGTGCGCACATGTGAAGCAGGAACCATTCCGGTTCAACCCTGAGTTGGCGAAACGGCTGAAGACGATGGGTGAAGATCGTTAG
- a CDS encoding DUF4337 domain-containing protein, whose protein sequence is MEPTEMQEFTKQLHEANEEGGESLTRISLAISILAVLVAMVTVLGHRSHTEAILMQSRVADQWNLYQAKKIRMDSLSVTVDLIPLQNFANAAGAAAKQQEYKAHIEKWKGDLVEEQQKAHEYEHEVHLAERRASHYDLGEALLQIAVVLSSITLFTRRRSYFFLGIGIGGIGLVIASLALFVR, encoded by the coding sequence ATGGAACCCACCGAAATGCAGGAGTTCACCAAGCAACTCCACGAGGCCAACGAAGAGGGTGGTGAATCGCTCACCCGTATCTCCCTGGCTATCTCTATTCTTGCCGTTCTTGTTGCCATGGTCACCGTGCTCGGGCATCGCAGCCACACCGAAGCCATCCTGATGCAATCCCGCGTCGCCGATCAATGGAACCTCTACCAGGCCAAGAAGATCCGGATGGACAGCCTCTCGGTCACGGTGGATCTCATTCCACTGCAAAACTTCGCCAACGCCGCCGGTGCAGCCGCCAAGCAGCAGGAGTATAAAGCGCACATCGAAAAGTGGAAGGGTGACCTCGTCGAAGAGCAGCAGAAGGCCCACGAATACGAGCATGAGGTCCATCTCGCGGAGCGGCGCGCCAGCCATTACGATCTCGGCGAAGCGCTGCTGCAGATCGCCGTGGTCCTCTCCTCGATCACGCTCTTCACGCGTCGCCGATCCTACTTCTTTCTCGGCATCGGCATTGGAGGCATCGGGCTGGTGATCGCATCCTTAGCCTTGTTCGTTCGCTAG